Proteins encoded in a region of the Candidatus Nitrosomarinus catalina genome:
- a CDS encoding TIGR00300 family protein: MSKFSQEIEVSGHLIDSSILTKIFDKIMDLKGEFNVEEIDIGTKKKDHSYARLTITGNNQGHLDEILKTVYREGAVSKVQKEIQLKKSSKDFVMPDNFYSTTNNHTQVFLKGKWISVENMMMDKCIVVKGNKAFCVPVRDVKKGDQIIVGEAGIKITPPERPREGVNVFEFMGSSSSSERPTQHIAKQVADDIYNTKKKGGKIVIVGGPAIVHTGADDSVSELIRSGYIDGVLAGNALAVHDIEYATLGTSLGMNVKDATLAYHGHRNHMDTINAVFKAGSIAKMVKSKKLTKGIMYECVKNNVPFVLAGSIRDDGPLPDVITDVAEAQRQYKKVLKDVDMVIMISTMLHSIATGNMLPASVKVIVVDISQPTVTKLMDRGTWQALGIVSDVGAFLPMVAQQIKKRSK, encoded by the coding sequence ATGAGTAAATTTTCTCAAGAAATTGAAGTTAGTGGACATTTGATAGATTCTTCTATTCTAACAAAGATTTTTGACAAAATCATGGATTTGAAAGGAGAGTTTAACGTTGAAGAAATTGATATTGGTACAAAGAAAAAAGATCACTCTTATGCAAGATTAACAATTACTGGAAACAACCAAGGACATCTAGATGAGATTCTCAAAACAGTATATCGTGAAGGAGCAGTATCTAAAGTTCAAAAAGAAATTCAATTAAAAAAATCATCAAAGGATTTTGTAATGCCAGATAATTTTTACAGTACCACAAATAATCATACTCAAGTTTTTCTTAAAGGAAAATGGATTTCAGTTGAAAATATGATGATGGACAAATGTATTGTTGTAAAAGGAAACAAGGCATTTTGTGTTCCAGTTAGAGATGTAAAAAAAGGTGATCAAATAATCGTAGGTGAAGCAGGAATCAAAATTACCCCACCTGAACGCCCAAGAGAAGGTGTTAACGTGTTTGAATTTATGGGAAGTTCAAGTTCCAGTGAAAGGCCAACACAACATATTGCAAAACAAGTAGCTGATGACATTTACAATACAAAAAAGAAAGGTGGAAAGATAGTAATTGTTGGGGGTCCAGCAATTGTACATACAGGTGCAGATGATTCAGTATCAGAATTAATTAGATCCGGTTACATTGATGGAGTATTAGCTGGAAATGCACTTGCTGTTCACGATATAGAATATGCAACTCTTGGAACATCCCTTGGAATGAATGTCAAAGATGCCACATTGGCATACCATGGCCATAGAAATCACATGGATACTATCAATGCCGTGTTTAAGGCAGGTTCAATTGCCAAGATGGTTAAGAGCAAAAAATTAACTAAAGGAATAATGTATGAATGCGTAAAAAATAATGTTCCGTTTGTTTTAGCAGGTTCAATTCGTGATGATGGTCCATTACCTGATGTAATTACTGATGTTGCCGAAGCTCAAAGACAATACAAGAAAGTTCTCAAAGATGTAGATATGGTAATCATGATTTCGACTATGCTTCATTCTATTGCTACTGGAAATATGCTGCCAGCAAGTGTAAAGGTAATTGTTGTGGATATTAGTCAGCCAACTGTCACTAAATTAATGGATAGAGGTACATGGCAAGCACTTGGAATTGTATCTGATGTTGGTGCATTTTTACCAATGGTGGCTCAACAAATCAAAAAAAGATCTAAATAA
- a CDS encoding DUF2341 domain-containing protein — protein sequence MQIKIILSVLTLFSLVFLVPSDAFGELTVVQTQSKVKVAQQNWYHDSWEFRKNITLSLNTATGVDSDLIDFPVLISFTDTDLIQTNESQGRDFIFTQSDGLTELSHEIEKFDNTTGEVIVWVKLPTMSASSTTEMYIYYKGDTIGFNSADVWNDDYVVVWHLNQTSTGVSGEFKDSTSNGNDGKGGGGSDVGYDSGRIPHITDGQIGKGQDLKGPTQTSTADGNGDFIYINSLDGMPSRDFTIELWTGDITNVPSGGVVSQYNDLVSVCYDAGSTHGSYQNHISLWRAENVKMKIRGDFFVSTDNTSPASYADGHPVQDDNPASFTNWNHIVAVYNQKDADGTQGNSQLYINGVLVKDENRSGGLNRETQTDKLRMVLGGDIDAKGGNNCAKVNNELKGKVDEFRISSGLRTADYAAATYFNQGDPDTYTTVDVEETRIGMEKSDECYDCEAPKLAKVKIHITSNTSDEIIDENSPQISETRDYVWIFDQKTPYPIFDDYKTPIIADPGDEVEIILELTDNRTLERIADSGTYTNFLDRPNDMNLFYANNFDEYGKVSTTYYEWHQTGEDLFYDYAQTAEWSSADITIDESGELDNRICCNQDDLGGTFTISFKMKFLQPMQTTDVWVQATDRSGNFFKVALPLTLKVAGNEPLVFESKINQKVLGFYDESMLLDVVSDWTGSSQDVSELAEILGIPDEQLPPWVANLALWVAEDKLTMGDMIVSIEHLINN from the coding sequence ATGCAAATTAAAATAATTTTATCCGTTTTAACATTATTTTCTCTTGTATTTCTTGTGCCTTCTGATGCGTTTGGAGAACTAACAGTAGTTCAAACTCAATCAAAAGTAAAAGTTGCTCAACAAAATTGGTATCATGATTCATGGGAATTTAGGAAAAACATTACACTATCCCTGAATACTGCAACAGGGGTTGATTCAGATCTAATTGATTTCCCTGTTTTAATTTCATTTACCGATACGGATTTGATTCAAACAAATGAGTCACAAGGTAGAGACTTTATTTTTACACAGTCAGATGGACTAACAGAGCTATCTCATGAAATTGAAAAATTTGATAATACTACGGGTGAAGTAATTGTATGGGTCAAATTACCAACAATGTCTGCATCATCAACAACTGAGATGTATATCTATTACAAAGGTGATACAATTGGTTTTAATTCTGCAGATGTATGGAATGATGATTATGTTGTAGTGTGGCATTTGAATCAAACTTCAACTGGTGTATCAGGAGAATTCAAAGATTCTACAAGTAACGGAAATGATGGTAAAGGTGGAGGGGGAAGTGATGTGGGATATGATTCTGGAAGAATTCCTCACATAACTGATGGTCAAATTGGAAAAGGCCAGGATTTGAAAGGTCCAACACAAACAAGTACTGCAGATGGAAATGGAGATTTTATTTATATAAATTCATTAGATGGAATGCCCTCAAGAGATTTTACTATAGAGTTGTGGACAGGTGATATCACAAATGTTCCTTCTGGAGGAGTTGTTTCTCAGTATAATGATTTGGTAAGTGTTTGTTATGATGCAGGTTCTACGCATGGTTCATATCAGAACCACATTAGTTTATGGCGAGCAGAAAATGTAAAAATGAAGATTAGGGGAGATTTCTTTGTCAGTACTGACAATACATCTCCAGCAAGTTATGCAGATGGACATCCTGTCCAAGATGACAATCCTGCATCATTTACAAATTGGAATCACATTGTTGCCGTATACAACCAAAAAGATGCAGATGGAACACAAGGAAACAGTCAATTGTATATCAATGGAGTATTGGTAAAAGATGAAAATCGTTCAGGAGGTCTTAATCGAGAAACTCAGACAGATAAATTAAGAATGGTTCTTGGAGGAGATATTGATGCTAAGGGCGGAAATAATTGTGCTAAAGTTAACAACGAACTAAAAGGTAAGGTTGACGAATTTCGAATTTCAAGTGGGTTAAGAACTGCCGATTATGCTGCAGCAACATACTTCAATCAAGGAGATCCAGACACATACACAACAGTAGATGTTGAAGAAACCCGAATTGGGATGGAAAAAAGTGATGAATGTTATGATTGTGAGGCCCCAAAATTAGCCAAAGTTAAGATACACATTACATCAAACACATCTGATGAGATAATTGATGAAAATTCTCCACAAATATCTGAAACACGTGATTATGTTTGGATATTTGATCAAAAAACACCATATCCAATCTTTGATGATTACAAAACTCCAATTATCGCAGACCCTGGAGATGAAGTTGAAATTATTTTAGAACTTACAGATAACAGAACATTGGAGAGAATTGCAGATAGTGGAACATACACAAATTTTCTAGACAGACCTAATGACATGAATTTGTTTTATGCAAATAATTTTGACGAGTACGGAAAAGTTAGTACAACATATTATGAGTGGCATCAAACCGGAGAGGATTTATTTTATGATTATGCGCAAACTGCAGAGTGGAGTTCTGCGGATATTACAATAGATGAATCTGGAGAATTAGATAATAGAATTTGTTGTAATCAAGATGATTTGGGTGGCACATTCACCATATCCTTTAAGATGAAATTCTTGCAACCAATGCAGACAACTGATGTCTGGGTACAAGCTACAGACCGTTCAGGAAATTTCTTCAAAGTTGCACTGCCACTAACTTTGAAGGTTGCTGGAAACGAACCATTAGTTTTTGAATCAAAAATTAATCAAAAGGTTTTGGGATTTTATGATGAGTCAATGCTTTTGGATGTGGTTTCTGATTGGACTGGTTCATCACAAGATGTTTCTGAACTTGCAGAAATTTTAGGAATTCCAGACGAACAACTACCTCCCTGGGTTGCAAACCTAGCTTTATGGGTAGCTGAAGACAAACTTACAATGGGGGATATGATTGTCTCAATTGAGCATTTGATTAATAATTAA
- a CDS encoding pyridoxal phosphate-dependent aminotransferase, whose amino-acid sequence MKFIVDQQVEDIEMPENLKLNTFLQEFHSDCHEPECGFGFYGFAFGQSPFSVPKIMQDALIQNSHKGEYAAVPGIPELRNAISKYNKHYFGMDVAPERIYVGPGTKELIFNLLEILHGTVILPTPAWLGYLPQIRFLQKNYHMLSTRANKKISPSDLRKLALRLQDRQKILILNNPNNPTGLLYDQLELEEIADVCREQNIVVISDEIYAQITFNFSKFVSMGKIYPEGTFVTNGLSKSHAAGGYRLGYVVFPQYAVELKSQFKKILATEYTAVSTPIQHAAVAGFEVSKEMDEYFEITRNIHHIMGEYTHEALLEIDGVKATKPDATFYLLADFNAFATDLQKAKISTSQKLSESLMVHPYHTAIVGGDSLVLERTDYSARIAYVDYDGGKVYENYKNQKPKTHSERTEFVVNNAPKTVGGIKMIAKFFDDIKHQ is encoded by the coding sequence TTGAAATTCATAGTTGATCAACAAGTTGAAGATATTGAGATGCCTGAAAATCTCAAATTAAACACATTTTTACAAGAATTTCACTCAGATTGCCATGAACCTGAATGTGGTTTTGGATTTTACGGATTTGCATTTGGACAATCTCCATTTTCAGTACCAAAAATTATGCAAGATGCATTAATTCAAAATTCACACAAAGGAGAATATGCTGCAGTTCCAGGAATTCCAGAATTACGAAATGCCATTTCAAAATACAATAAGCATTATTTTGGCATGGATGTGGCTCCTGAACGCATCTATGTGGGTCCTGGAACTAAGGAACTCATCTTCAATCTATTAGAAATCTTACACGGAACTGTGATTTTGCCCACACCTGCATGGCTAGGATATCTGCCACAAATCAGATTTTTGCAAAAAAATTATCACATGTTATCAACTAGAGCAAATAAGAAAATATCTCCCAGTGATTTGAGAAAATTAGCATTAAGATTACAAGACAGGCAAAAAATCTTAATCTTAAACAATCCCAATAACCCTACAGGTTTACTGTATGATCAATTAGAATTAGAAGAAATTGCAGATGTGTGTAGGGAACAAAACATCGTAGTAATTTCTGATGAGATTTATGCTCAAATTACGTTCAATTTTTCAAAATTTGTCAGTATGGGAAAAATTTACCCAGAAGGAACTTTTGTAACAAATGGATTATCAAAATCCCATGCAGCTGGCGGTTACAGGTTGGGCTATGTTGTTTTTCCACAATATGCAGTTGAATTAAAATCACAGTTTAAAAAAATTCTAGCTACGGAATACACTGCAGTGTCTACACCAATTCAACATGCTGCAGTTGCAGGATTTGAAGTAAGCAAAGAAATGGATGAATATTTTGAGATAACAAGAAACATTCACCATATAATGGGGGAGTATACTCATGAGGCATTATTAGAAATTGACGGGGTGAAAGCAACAAAACCTGACGCAACATTCTATCTTTTAGCTGATTTTAATGCATTTGCAACTGATTTACAAAAAGCAAAAATTTCCACATCACAAAAATTATCTGAATCGTTAATGGTTCATCCATATCATACTGCGATAGTAGGGGGAGACAGCTTAGTTTTAGAGCGAACTGACTATAGTGCAAGAATTGCATATGTGGATTATGACGGAGGTAAAGTGTATGAAAATTACAAAAATCAAAAACCAAAGACGCATTCAGAACGAACGGAATTTGTTGTAAATAATGCCCCAAAAACAGTAGGAGGTATCAAGATGATTGCAAAATTTTTTGATGACATAAAACATCAGTAA
- a CDS encoding AMP-binding protein — translation MSKFEFIPNEDQYQNSNIYKFMKKHNISSLEELSEKSRNNLEWFWESVEKDIGIVWDSPYTKTLDTSNGIPWTKWFVEGKTNLYKSSVEKFTKQTPEKIAYNFISEDGIETKLSYSELNTKVSKLANVFKSLGVKKGDVIAIYLPMIEEAIISILAAAKIGAVQTIVFSGYSSESLKTRLQDCHAKILLTSDGFHRKGKAISQKTTVDNAVIDTHIEKIVVVSYKGIDEFEKSDKIQFYDELVLEQNDVCDTEIMNSEDPLFILYTSGTTGKPKGVVHTHGGFSVFAGHQASYLVNMGKDDRLFWPADIGWITGLVWNVYGLLLVGSSAVIYDGALDFPNPNRVWEILSKYQATIFGISPTAVRLFKKINSNPLNKYSLDSLQNIPTTGEPLDEDSWWWLFENVGNKKIPIMNLSGGTEIGGAMLSVFPGMKLKPSTVGIPVPGMSLDVVNDDGESVTGQNGYLIIKSPWPGMTRGLLNDDHRYIETYWSKFENIWFHGDYVLKDEDNLWYMQGRTDDVINVSGHRMSTAEIEHTVISHKKISDAASIAIPDEITGEAIVVFFVAENKDEVNLENEILEHISKKIGKIAKPRLIIQLTDLPKTRTGKIMRRLLKSKIMGKPLGDLSSLENPHILNEIQKIN, via the coding sequence TTGTCAAAATTTGAATTCATTCCAAATGAGGACCAATATCAAAATTCCAATATTTACAAATTTATGAAAAAACACAACATTTCATCACTAGAAGAATTATCTGAAAAATCAAGAAATAACTTGGAATGGTTTTGGGAATCAGTAGAAAAAGATATTGGAATTGTTTGGGATTCACCATATACAAAAACATTGGATACTTCAAATGGAATTCCATGGACAAAATGGTTTGTTGAGGGAAAAACAAATCTCTATAAATCATCTGTAGAAAAATTTACAAAACAAACTCCTGAAAAAATAGCTTATAATTTTATTTCAGAAGATGGCATTGAAACAAAATTATCGTATTCTGAATTAAACACTAAGGTATCAAAACTTGCAAATGTCTTCAAATCTTTAGGTGTCAAAAAGGGGGACGTAATTGCAATATACTTGCCAATGATTGAAGAAGCAATCATATCAATACTTGCTGCAGCAAAAATTGGAGCTGTACAAACTATTGTGTTTTCAGGATATAGTTCTGAATCATTAAAAACAAGATTACAAGATTGTCATGCAAAAATATTGCTAACTTCAGATGGATTTCATAGAAAAGGCAAGGCCATATCTCAAAAAACTACCGTAGATAATGCAGTAATAGATACACACATTGAAAAAATTGTTGTTGTTTCTTACAAAGGAATTGATGAATTTGAAAAATCAGATAAAATTCAATTTTATGATGAATTAGTTTTGGAACAAAATGATGTTTGTGATACTGAGATAATGAATTCCGAGGATCCATTGTTTATTTTGTATACCTCTGGAACTACCGGAAAACCAAAGGGCGTGGTCCACACACATGGTGGTTTTTCTGTATTTGCAGGTCATCAGGCATCATATTTGGTAAATATGGGTAAAGATGATAGGCTGTTTTGGCCTGCTGATATTGGCTGGATTACCGGTTTAGTTTGGAACGTATATGGCCTCTTACTGGTAGGGTCAAGTGCAGTAATTTATGATGGAGCCTTAGATTTTCCAAATCCAAATAGAGTATGGGAGATATTGTCAAAATATCAAGCAACAATATTTGGAATTTCTCCAACAGCTGTACGATTATTTAAAAAAATTAATTCAAATCCTCTCAACAAATATTCTTTAGATTCCTTACAAAATATCCCTACAACTGGAGAACCACTAGATGAGGACTCATGGTGGTGGCTATTTGAAAATGTTGGAAATAAAAAAATTCCAATAATGAATTTATCAGGAGGTACTGAAATTGGCGGTGCAATGTTATCTGTATTTCCAGGAATGAAATTAAAACCATCAACAGTTGGAATTCCAGTTCCTGGAATGAGTCTAGATGTTGTTAATGATGATGGAGAATCAGTTACAGGACAAAACGGATACTTGATAATTAAATCACCATGGCCTGGAATGACCAGAGGTTTGTTAAATGATGATCATAGATACATTGAGACATACTGGTCTAAATTTGAAAACATCTGGTTTCATGGAGATTATGTGTTAAAGGATGAGGATAACTTGTGGTATATGCAAGGTAGAACTGACGATGTAATCAATGTCTCAGGTCATAGGATGAGTACTGCAGAAATTGAACATACTGTAATTTCTCATAAAAAAATATCTGATGCTGCATCCATTGCAATACCTGATGAAATCACAGGGGAAGCAATTGTGGTATTTTTTGTTGCAGAAAATAAAGATGAAGTAAATTTAGAAAACGAAATATTGGAACATATATCCAAAAAGATTGGTAAAATTGCAAAACCAAGGCTAATTATTCAATTAACTGACCTTCCAAAAACACGAACAGGTAAAATAATGCGTAGATTGTTAAAATCAAAAATTATGGGCAAACCCTTGGGAGATTTATCATCATTAGAAAATCCCCACATATTAAATGAAATTCAAAAAATCAATTAA
- the gatB gene encoding Asp-tRNA(Asn)/Glu-tRNA(Gln) amidotransferase subunit GatB translates to MTKIGLEIHCQLTNLQSKLFCSCKANYREFEPNENICPVCAGMPGSLPRLNQEAVKKATMIAMALNCSTPEKIAFFRKNYFYPDLPKNFQITQLNIYGDTSVGGSGTISVGDKKIRITRIQLEEDPGRLIYEGSSSKNQITLVDYNRAGTPLVEIVTEPDFETPKEVRDFLNILSDLLKNLGVADPSLEGAMRADANVSVHGGNKVEIKNIGSFHDLEKAAHFEITRQESLHDRDIPIAQETRHWDDRRKITVSSRSKEEDMDYRYFLEGDIPWVKINPEIRTELKSEMPESISSKKERYVTKYNIPEQVADVLSSDKFYSDMFEKSHTESNAKEVANIITTELMGLEDTREKREASKLTATHLRDLADSIQTGKVSRNSSKNALHEILKTGKSVSQIISDLDLGNVSDELELLKIIDKIISDESEAVEQAKSNPQTINFLVGKVMQATKGKADPTSTLNLLKKQIGI, encoded by the coding sequence ATGACAAAAATTGGTTTAGAAATTCACTGTCAGTTAACAAATTTACAAAGTAAGTTATTTTGTTCATGTAAAGCAAACTATCGCGAATTTGAACCAAATGAAAACATATGTCCTGTATGTGCAGGAATGCCAGGTAGTTTACCAAGATTAAACCAAGAAGCAGTAAAAAAAGCAACTATGATTGCAATGGCATTGAATTGCTCTACTCCAGAAAAAATTGCATTTTTTAGAAAAAATTATTTTTATCCAGATTTACCTAAAAATTTCCAAATTACACAATTGAACATTTATGGAGATACCAGTGTTGGAGGTTCTGGAACAATTTCTGTAGGAGATAAGAAAATTAGAATTACTAGAATTCAATTAGAAGAGGATCCGGGCAGATTAATTTATGAAGGTAGTTCTTCAAAAAATCAAATTACATTAGTGGATTACAACCGTGCTGGTACTCCTCTAGTTGAAATTGTAACTGAACCTGACTTTGAGACACCTAAAGAAGTGCGTGATTTTCTAAATATTTTGTCAGATTTACTCAAAAACCTAGGGGTTGCAGACCCTAGTTTAGAAGGAGCAATGCGTGCAGATGCCAACGTATCGGTACATGGGGGAAATAAAGTTGAAATCAAAAACATTGGTTCTTTTCATGATTTAGAAAAAGCAGCTCACTTTGAAATTACCCGACAAGAGAGTTTACATGACAGAGACATACCAATTGCACAAGAAACACGACATTGGGATGATAGACGAAAGATTACTGTATCTTCACGTTCAAAAGAGGAAGACATGGATTATAGATATTTTCTTGAAGGTGACATACCTTGGGTAAAGATAAATCCAGAAATTCGCACTGAATTAAAATCTGAAATGCCTGAAAGTATTAGTTCTAAAAAAGAAAGATATGTTACAAAATACAACATTCCAGAACAAGTTGCTGATGTTTTATCTTCAGACAAATTTTATTCTGATATGTTTGAAAAGTCACATACTGAATCAAATGCTAAAGAAGTTGCAAATATCATAACAACTGAATTAATGGGATTAGAAGACACTAGAGAAAAACGTGAGGCATCGAAACTTACGGCCACTCATTTAAGAGACCTGGCTGATTCAATTCAAACTGGAAAGGTATCAAGAAATTCTTCTAAAAATGCTTTACATGAAATTCTAAAAACAGGAAAAAGCGTATCTCAAATTATTTCTGATTTAGATTTAGGTAATGTATCTGATGAGTTAGAATTACTAAAAATCATAGACAAAATAATATCTGATGAGTCAGAAGCTGTAGAACAAGCAAAATCTAATCCTCAAACAATCAACTTTTTGGTTGGCAAAGTAATGCAAGCTACAAAAGGAAAGGCAGATCCTACATCTACATTGAATTTATTAAAAAAACAGATTGGCATATGA
- the gatA gene encoding Asp-tRNA(Asn)/Glu-tRNA(Gln) amidotransferase subunit GatA: protein MNLKISALEFIEEVKTGNITVEEFTAKTIDRINQVDDKLHAFLSVNNDAIDQARNIDKKIKSGENVGACYGMPISIKDNMCIKDTKTTCASKMLENFVAPYDATVISKLKKQDAIFIGKVNMDEFAMGLTTEFSAFGPSKNPWNIEHVPGGSSGGSAVSVSSYECIASLGSDTGGSVRNPASFCSTVGYKPTYGLISRFGLISYANSIEQIGPLTRTVKDTAFMLNLIAGVDPNDNTTINNNKEDYLENIDSGIEGKKIGIITEMIGDGIDPEVMTATKEAISKLEGLGAICEEVSLEMVKYSVAAYYTITATEAGSNLARYDNLRYGYEMPVEGYEFNSYISKARKNFGPEVTRRMIIGGFVPSAGHAGKYFLKAMKVKSKLTKDINEAFKKFDLLIAPTVPILPFKIGEKIDDPVSLFLVDINTVTANLTGKPAISIPFKIVNGLPIGIQLMANSMNDKMLLQAAHALEKTVTLPEVPI, encoded by the coding sequence ATGAATTTAAAAATCTCTGCTCTTGAATTTATTGAAGAAGTAAAAACCGGAAATATTACTGTAGAAGAATTTACTGCTAAAACAATTGATAGAATTAATCAAGTTGATGATAAACTTCATGCATTTTTATCCGTAAATAATGATGCAATTGATCAAGCCCGTAATATCGATAAGAAAATAAAATCTGGAGAGAATGTTGGAGCATGTTATGGTATGCCAATTTCAATTAAAGACAACATGTGCATCAAAGATACTAAAACCACATGTGCATCAAAAATGCTTGAAAACTTTGTAGCGCCTTATGATGCAACAGTAATTTCAAAATTAAAAAAACAAGATGCAATTTTCATCGGCAAAGTGAACATGGATGAATTTGCCATGGGTCTAACTACTGAGTTTAGTGCTTTTGGACCTAGCAAAAATCCATGGAATATTGAACATGTTCCGGGAGGTTCTTCTGGAGGAAGTGCAGTATCTGTTAGTTCATACGAATGTATTGCATCATTGGGTTCTGATACTGGGGGTTCAGTTAGAAACCCTGCTAGTTTTTGTTCAACTGTAGGGTACAAACCAACTTATGGGTTAATCAGTCGATTTGGATTAATTTCATATGCAAATAGTATTGAACAGATAGGACCCTTAACTAGAACTGTCAAAGACACTGCATTCATGTTAAACCTCATTGCAGGAGTTGATCCTAATGATAATACTACAATAAACAACAACAAAGAAGATTATCTTGAAAATATTGATTCTGGCATAGAGGGCAAAAAAATTGGAATAATTACTGAGATGATTGGAGATGGTATTGATCCTGAGGTAATGACTGCTACAAAAGAGGCAATTTCAAAACTCGAAGGATTAGGTGCTATTTGTGAGGAGGTATCATTGGAAATGGTGAAATATTCTGTTGCTGCATACTATACAATTACTGCTACTGAGGCTGGAAGTAATTTGGCCCGATATGATAATTTGAGATATGGATATGAAATGCCTGTTGAAGGCTATGAATTTAATTCATACATTTCAAAAGCTAGAAAAAACTTTGGACCTGAAGTAACTAGACGAATGATCATTGGAGGATTTGTTCCATCTGCAGGCCATGCTGGCAAATATTTCCTTAAAGCAATGAAAGTAAAAAGCAAGTTAACAAAAGACATCAATGAAGCATTTAAGAAATTTGATTTGTTGATAGCACCTACTGTTCCAATATTGCCATTTAAAATTGGAGAAAAAATTGATGATCCTGTATCTCTATTTTTAGTAGACATCAATACAGTTACAGCCAATCTAACTGGAAAGCCTGCCATTTCAATTCCATTTAAAATCGTTAATGGACTGCCAATAGGAATTCAACTAATGGCAAATTCAATGAATGATAAAATGTTACTGCAAGCAGCACATGCATTGGAGAAAACTGTAACATTACCGGAGGTGCCAATATGA
- a CDS encoding carboxymuconolactone decarboxylase family protein codes for MPFVKEGDESNPDISLLYKEINDELQIGKIPNILKTTSIDPPIAKWFWEGVKIILLRESSIPRTLKESIAVVVSNANSCNYCTHAHSMLLQLMGFDDEKINDLKNNFESFPEKEKAVLDYALKINNSANKTTSDDHKILTNLGYDDKQIVEITSVVAAFNWANIIADALGTEIEA; via the coding sequence ATGCCATTTGTAAAAGAGGGAGACGAATCAAATCCTGATATTTCATTACTGTATAAAGAAATTAATGATGAATTACAAATTGGTAAAATTCCAAATATTCTAAAAACTACCTCCATAGATCCTCCAATTGCTAAATGGTTTTGGGAAGGTGTAAAAATTATTTTATTACGAGAATCCTCTATTCCTAGAACTTTGAAGGAATCCATCGCGGTTGTAGTATCGAATGCAAATTCTTGTAATTATTGTACTCATGCTCATTCAATGTTATTACAATTAATGGGATTTGATGATGAGAAAATAAATGATCTAAAAAATAATTTTGAAAGTTTTCCAGAAAAAGAAAAAGCTGTTTTAGATTATGCATTAAAAATCAACAATTCTGCAAATAAAACAACTTCTGATGATCACAAAATTTTAACTAATTTAGGATATGATGATAAACAAATTGTTGAAATTACTTCTGTAGTTGCTGCATTTAATTGGGCAAATATCATTGCAGATGCTTTAGGTACTGAAATAGAAGCATAA